Proteins from a single region of Mustela erminea isolate mMusErm1 chromosome X, mMusErm1.Pri, whole genome shotgun sequence:
- the ITGB1BP2 gene encoding integrin beta-1-binding protein 2 isoform X3 encodes MSLLCHNKGCGQHFDPNANLPDSCCHHPGVPIFHDALKGWSCCRKRTVDFSEFLNIKGCTVGPHCAEKLPEAPQPEVPATSSSLQEQKPLNTIPKSAETLRRERPKSDFPPKLLPLNISQALEMALEQKELDQEPGTGLDSSLIRTGSSCQNPGCDAIYQSPESDATPCTYHPGAPRFHEGMKSWSCCGIQTLDFGAFLAQPGCRVGRHDWGKQLPASCRHDWHQTESLVVVTVYGQIPLPAFNWVKASQTELHVHIVFDGNRVFQAQMKLWGCGVADVEPSNATALLLPRRKSNL; translated from the exons ATGTCTCTACTCTGCCATAACAAAGGCTGTGGGCAGCACTTTGACCCCAATGCCAACCTTCCTG ATTCCTGTTGCCATCACCCTGGGGTCCCAATCTTCCACGATGCACTTAAG GGTTGGTCCTGCTGCCGGAAGCGAACTGTAGATTTCTCTGAGTTCTTAAACATCAAG GGCTGTACTGTGGGACCACACTGTGCTGAGAAGCTCCCTGAGGCCCCTCAACCTGAGGTGCCTGCCACAAGCAGTTCACTTCAGGAGCAAAAACCTCTGAATACGATTCCAAAGTCAGCAGAGACTTTGCGTCGGGAGAGGCCCAA GTCAGATTTCCCTCCAAAGCTGCTTCCACTAAATATATCCCAAGCACTGGAAATGGCATTGGAACAGAAGGAATTGGATCAGGAACCTGGAACAG GACTTGACAGTAGTCTGATCCGGACTGGTTCCAGCTGCCAGAATCCAGGATGTGATGCT ATTTACCAAAGCCCTGAGAGTGATGCTACTCCATGTACTTACCACCCAGGAGCACCTCGATTCCATGAGGG GATGAAGTCTTGGAGCTGTTGTGGTATCCAGACCCTGGATTTTGGGGCATTCCTGGCACAGCCAGGATGCAGAGTTGGTAGGCATGACTGGGGGAAGCAG CTGCCAGCATCTTGCCGTCATGATTGGCATCAGACAGAGTCCTTAGTAGTGGTGACTGTATACGGCCAGATTCCACTTCCTGCGTTCAACTGGGTGAAGGCCAGTCAAACTGAG CTTCATGTCCACATTGTCTTTGATGGTAACCGTGTGTTCCAGGCACAGATGAAGCTCTGGGGG TGTGGTGTGGCTGATGTAGAGCCTTCTAATGCTACAGCCCTTTTGCTACCAAGAAGGAAGTCAAATTTATGA
- the ITGB1BP2 gene encoding integrin beta-1-binding protein 2 isoform X1, whose translation MSLLCHNKGCGQHFDPNANLPDSCCHHPGVPIFHDALKGWSCCRKRTVDFSEFLNIKGCTVGPHCAEKLPEAPQPEVPATSSSLQEQKPLNTIPKSAETLRRERPKSDFPPKLLPLNISQALEMALEQKELDQEPGTGLDSSLIRTGSSCQNPGCDAIYQSPESDATPCTYHPGAPRFHEGMKSWSCCGIQTLDFGAFLAQPGCRVGRHDWGKQLPASCRHDWHQTESLVVVTVYGQIPLPAFNWVKASQTELHVHIVFDGNRVFQAQMKLWGVINVEQSSVSLMPSRVEISLVKADPGSWAQLEHPDALAEKAKAGIGLEMDEEESEDSDDDLSWTEEEEEEEAMGE comes from the exons ATGTCTCTACTCTGCCATAACAAAGGCTGTGGGCAGCACTTTGACCCCAATGCCAACCTTCCTG ATTCCTGTTGCCATCACCCTGGGGTCCCAATCTTCCACGATGCACTTAAG GGTTGGTCCTGCTGCCGGAAGCGAACTGTAGATTTCTCTGAGTTCTTAAACATCAAG GGCTGTACTGTGGGACCACACTGTGCTGAGAAGCTCCCTGAGGCCCCTCAACCTGAGGTGCCTGCCACAAGCAGTTCACTTCAGGAGCAAAAACCTCTGAATACGATTCCAAAGTCAGCAGAGACTTTGCGTCGGGAGAGGCCCAA GTCAGATTTCCCTCCAAAGCTGCTTCCACTAAATATATCCCAAGCACTGGAAATGGCATTGGAACAGAAGGAATTGGATCAGGAACCTGGAACAG GACTTGACAGTAGTCTGATCCGGACTGGTTCCAGCTGCCAGAATCCAGGATGTGATGCT ATTTACCAAAGCCCTGAGAGTGATGCTACTCCATGTACTTACCACCCAGGAGCACCTCGATTCCATGAGGG GATGAAGTCTTGGAGCTGTTGTGGTATCCAGACCCTGGATTTTGGGGCATTCCTGGCACAGCCAGGATGCAGAGTTGGTAGGCATGACTGGGGGAAGCAG CTGCCAGCATCTTGCCGTCATGATTGGCATCAGACAGAGTCCTTAGTAGTGGTGACTGTATACGGCCAGATTCCACTTCCTGCGTTCAACTGGGTGAAGGCCAGTCAAACTGAG CTTCATGTCCACATTGTCTTTGATGGTAACCGTGTGTTCCAGGCACAGATGAAGCTCTGGGGG gtCATAAACGTGGAGCAGAGCTCTGTCTCCTTGATGCCATCTCGGGTTGAAATCTCCTTGGTCAAGGCtgacccaggatcctgggcccAGCTGGAGCACCCCGATGCACTAGCTGAGAAGGCTAAGGCAGGGATTGGGTTAGAGATGGATGAGGAAGAATCTGAGGATTcagatgatgatctgagctggacagaggaggaggaagaggaggaagcaatggGGGAATAG
- the ITGB1BP2 gene encoding integrin beta-1-binding protein 2 isoform X2, which translates to MSLLCHNKGCGQHFDPNANLPDSCCHHPGVPIFHDALKGWSCCRKRTVDFSEFLNIKGCTVGPHCAEKLPEAPQPEVPATSSSLQEQKPLNTIPKSAETLRRERPKSDFPPKLLPLNISQALEMALEQKELDQEPGTGLDSSLIRTGSSCQNPGCDAIYQSPESDATPCTYHPGAPRFHEGMKSWSCCGIQTLDFGAFLAQPGCRVGRHDWGKQLPASCRHDWHQTESLVVVTVYGQIPLPAFNWVKASQTELHVHIVFDGNRVFQAQMKLWGGTSNYPEFLERMKCGVADVEPSNATALLLPRRKSNL; encoded by the exons ATGTCTCTACTCTGCCATAACAAAGGCTGTGGGCAGCACTTTGACCCCAATGCCAACCTTCCTG ATTCCTGTTGCCATCACCCTGGGGTCCCAATCTTCCACGATGCACTTAAG GGTTGGTCCTGCTGCCGGAAGCGAACTGTAGATTTCTCTGAGTTCTTAAACATCAAG GGCTGTACTGTGGGACCACACTGTGCTGAGAAGCTCCCTGAGGCCCCTCAACCTGAGGTGCCTGCCACAAGCAGTTCACTTCAGGAGCAAAAACCTCTGAATACGATTCCAAAGTCAGCAGAGACTTTGCGTCGGGAGAGGCCCAA GTCAGATTTCCCTCCAAAGCTGCTTCCACTAAATATATCCCAAGCACTGGAAATGGCATTGGAACAGAAGGAATTGGATCAGGAACCTGGAACAG GACTTGACAGTAGTCTGATCCGGACTGGTTCCAGCTGCCAGAATCCAGGATGTGATGCT ATTTACCAAAGCCCTGAGAGTGATGCTACTCCATGTACTTACCACCCAGGAGCACCTCGATTCCATGAGGG GATGAAGTCTTGGAGCTGTTGTGGTATCCAGACCCTGGATTTTGGGGCATTCCTGGCACAGCCAGGATGCAGAGTTGGTAGGCATGACTGGGGGAAGCAG CTGCCAGCATCTTGCCGTCATGATTGGCATCAGACAGAGTCCTTAGTAGTGGTGACTGTATACGGCCAGATTCCACTTCCTGCGTTCAACTGGGTGAAGGCCAGTCAAACTGAG CTTCATGTCCACATTGTCTTTGATGGTAACCGTGTGTTCCAGGCACAGATGAAGCTCTGGGGG GGGACCAGCAACTACCCAGAATTCCTGGAGAGGATGAAG TGTGGTGTGGCTGATGTAGAGCCTTCTAATGCTACAGCCCTTTTGCTACCAAGAAGGAAGTCAAATTTATGA